The following are encoded together in the Cyanobacterium aponinum PCC 10605 genome:
- a CDS encoding EAL domain-containing protein produces the protein MNDNVDNNENKIVISEIELETLEDLNKYISESLINHYLILEESTSIQKLIKTFLLEENILTIGRSDKNNIQLSSLEVSRFHAHLKKFSHPETHEIYYEVIDGSVEGKKSNNGLNINGKKVSRAKLKHGDIINIGSEVIFNYFIDHEGKFEKQKTTILEQKNLVIDTVANDEDEKTKIIKNSTISSGIDQLLKFASIVNLSPYPIIEIDTTGKINFLNNSAKINFPTLLTENKNHLIFKDILAIPENLETDLFKREIKIDTTYFEQYVHYIKDQKIIRTYLLNITSRKKQQDSIKKLLDYDLKTKLPNYRFFIKTLQTSIPRHQRIQQNLAVMLIELDQIDLGKETLTPQKEQNIYIYCADKLSKLFRVGDTIAYWKNYQFIILLSNIQENNQIGLISQRVIDSLKTPFENQNIKTELKINIGISVYPYDADNSSDLIRKADQALSNSKKLGSNTYAFFSAKINFDNQVFSLLSNHLNKALQNQEFIIYYQPIVNREHQIIALESLLRWQHPTKGILSPDEFLSIAENQKIINDITIWMIEDIIAKKRSYSESVFRDIPIAMNISRKLIEDQKHSQRFIKIIEDNIAYTHNLIIEIRDNIWLENPEGKAILKKLLSLGLKIALDDFGHQDTLFTSIKKFPFHYLKISQDFVKNIKDNYQDKAIVSAISTMAKGLNMEVIVEGIENEIQWIIVLELDCQYAQGYLFTKALPFEEIMAILEY, from the coding sequence ATGAATGATAATGTTGACAACAACGAAAATAAAATAGTGATTTCTGAAATAGAATTAGAAACACTAGAAGATCTCAATAAATATATTTCCGAAAGTTTAATAAATCATTATTTAATACTAGAAGAAAGCACGTCTATTCAAAAATTAATTAAAACCTTTCTCCTAGAAGAAAATATCCTTACCATTGGCAGAAGTGATAAAAATAATATTCAATTATCATCCCTAGAAGTATCCCGTTTTCATGCGCACCTAAAAAAGTTTTCTCATCCCGAAACCCACGAAATATATTATGAAGTAATAGACGGTAGTGTTGAAGGGAAAAAAAGCAATAATGGCTTAAATATTAACGGGAAAAAGGTATCAAGGGCAAAACTAAAACATGGAGATATTATTAATATTGGCTCTGAAGTAATTTTTAATTATTTTATTGATCATGAGGGAAAATTTGAGAAGCAAAAAACCACTATTTTAGAACAAAAGAACTTGGTAATAGATACAGTTGCTAATGATGAAGATGAAAAAACAAAAATAATAAAAAACTCAACTATTAGTAGTGGTATTGATCAACTTTTAAAATTTGCTTCTATTGTTAATCTTTCTCCTTATCCCATTATTGAAATTGACACCACAGGTAAAATAAACTTTCTTAATAACTCCGCAAAAATTAACTTCCCCACTCTCTTAACAGAAAATAAAAATCATCTTATTTTTAAAGACATTCTAGCTATTCCTGAAAATTTAGAAACAGATTTATTTAAAAGAGAAATAAAAATTGATACAACATATTTTGAGCAGTATGTTCACTATATCAAAGACCAAAAAATTATCAGAACATATCTTCTAAATATAACTAGCAGAAAAAAACAACAAGATAGTATTAAAAAACTTCTTGATTATGATTTAAAAACCAAACTTCCTAATTATAGATTTTTCATTAAAACTCTGCAAACAAGTATTCCTAGACATCAAAGAATACAGCAAAATCTAGCTGTTATGTTGATTGAACTAGACCAAATAGATTTAGGAAAAGAAACATTAACTCCTCAAAAAGAGCAGAATATTTATATTTATTGTGCTGATAAATTAAGTAAGTTGTTTAGGGTAGGAGATACGATCGCATATTGGAAAAATTATCAATTCATCATCTTACTATCAAATATACAAGAAAATAATCAAATTGGTTTAATTTCGCAAAGAGTAATAGACTCGTTAAAAACCCCTTTTGAAAATCAAAATATTAAAACAGAATTAAAAATTAATATTGGTATTTCAGTTTATCCTTATGATGCAGATAATTCATCAGATTTAATTAGAAAAGCAGATCAAGCCTTAAGTAATAGTAAAAAACTCGGCTCTAATACTTATGCTTTTTTCAGTGCAAAAATTAACTTTGATAATCAGGTTTTTTCCTTACTCAGTAATCACCTTAATAAGGCACTACAGAATCAGGAATTTATCATCTATTATCAACCAATAGTTAACAGAGAACATCAAATTATTGCATTAGAAAGTTTATTGCGTTGGCAACACCCCACCAAAGGTATATTATCCCCCGATGAATTTTTAAGTATTGCCGAAAACCAAAAGATTATTAATGACATAACTATATGGATGATAGAAGATATTATTGCCAAAAAACGCTCATATTCAGAAAGTGTTTTTAGGGATATTCCCATTGCAATGAATATTTCTCGTAAACTAATTGAAGACCAAAAACATAGTCAAAGATTTATCAAAATAATAGAAGATAATATTGCCTATACTCATAATCTAATCATAGAAATTAGAGACAATATTTGGTTAGAAAATCCAGAAGGAAAAGCAATTTTAAAAAAACTATTATCTTTAGGTTTAAAAATAGCATTAGATGATTTCGGTCATCAGGATACACTTTTTACAAGTATTAAAAAATTTCCCTTTCACTATCTAAAAATATCTCAAGACTTTGTCAAAAACATCAAAGATAACTATCAAGACAAAGCCATTGTTTCAGCAATTTCTACTATGGCAAAAGGACTTAATATGGAAGTAATTGTCGAAGGTATTGAAAATGAAATACAGTGGATTATTGTTTTAGAGCTAGATTGTCAGTATGCCCAAGGATACCTATTTACTAAAGCGTTGCCTTTTGAAGAAATCATGGCTATTTTAGAATACTAA
- the hemJ gene encoding protoporphyrinogen oxidase HemJ, translated as MAYYWFKAFHIIGIVVWFAGLFYLVRLFVYHAEAQEKPEPAQSILKKQYELMEKRLYNIITTPGMVVTVAMAIGLISTEPEILKSGWLHIKLLFVALLLIYHFWCGRIMKQLEKGENNWNGQKFRALNEAPTLLLVVIVLLAIFKNNLPLDITTWLIVGLVVFMAASIQYYAKIRRQNEEKLNQSENLVNS; from the coding sequence ATGGCTTATTATTGGTTTAAAGCATTTCACATCATCGGTATAGTTGTATGGTTTGCAGGACTATTTTACTTAGTGCGCTTATTTGTTTATCATGCAGAAGCTCAAGAAAAACCTGAACCAGCCCAATCTATCCTCAAAAAACAATATGAGTTGATGGAAAAAAGGCTCTACAATATCATCACCACCCCCGGTATGGTTGTTACTGTGGCAATGGCTATAGGTTTAATTTCCACTGAACCAGAAATTCTTAAATCAGGATGGTTACACATAAAATTGCTTTTTGTTGCTTTATTGCTTATTTATCATTTCTGGTGCGGTAGGATTATGAAACAGTTAGAAAAAGGTGAAAATAACTGGAATGGACAGAAATTTAGAGCGTTAAATGAAGCTCCTACTTTATTATTAGTAGTAATTGTGTTGTTGGCTATCTTTAAAAATAATTTACCTTTAGATATTACCACCTGGCTAATTGTTGGTTTAGTGGTTTTTATGGCGGCAAGTATTCAATATTATGCGAAGATTCGCCGTCAGAATGAAGAAAAATTAAATCAATCAGAAAATTTAGTTAATAGTTAA
- a CDS encoding NAD(P)/FAD-dependent oxidoreductase: MSNLEKRSSLPHVVIVGGGFAGLYAAKELGNAPVKVTLIDKRNFHLFQPLLYQVATGSLSPAEICSPLRLIVGRNKNTHVVLDEVVDINPEQKQVIMREGVVNYDYLVIGTGVSHHYFGNDHWEQDAPGLKSIENALDIRRRIFLAFEEAEKLSSPQEKQEWLTFAIVGGGPTGVELAGAIAEIAHKSIKKDFKEIDTTKARIVLIEGMNRVLPPYPEDLSAKAQASLEELGVEVLTNRMVTNIDKNTLNIRHGEQEETIKARTILWAAGVKASGLSEIIADRTSAETDRAGRIMVEPDLSIKNHPNIFVVGDLAHFAHQDNKPLPGIAPVAMEEGRYVAGLIVAKEKGRQIESFSYVDKGSLAVIGNNHAVANLGFVKLSGISAWLVWVFAHIYYLIEFDNKLLVMLQWGWNYFTRGRGARLITGEISEKNLVSQSFNHGNSVSNSEKELIKS; the protein is encoded by the coding sequence ATGTCTAATTTAGAAAAAAGATCATCCTTACCCCATGTGGTAATTGTGGGCGGTGGATTTGCTGGATTGTATGCCGCCAAGGAATTAGGTAATGCCCCCGTAAAAGTAACTCTGATTGACAAGCGTAATTTTCACCTTTTTCAACCTCTCCTTTATCAAGTGGCAACGGGTAGTTTATCTCCTGCAGAAATTTGTTCTCCTTTACGTTTAATTGTGGGGAGAAATAAGAATACTCATGTCGTACTAGATGAAGTGGTTGACATTAATCCTGAGCAAAAACAGGTAATTATGAGGGAAGGGGTGGTAAATTATGATTATTTAGTCATTGGTACTGGAGTTAGTCATCACTATTTCGGAAATGATCATTGGGAACAAGATGCCCCCGGTTTAAAGAGTATTGAAAATGCCCTTGATATTCGTCGTAGAATCTTCCTCGCTTTTGAAGAAGCTGAAAAATTATCTTCTCCTCAAGAAAAACAGGAATGGTTAACTTTTGCTATTGTCGGTGGAGGCCCTACGGGGGTTGAGTTGGCAGGTGCGATCGCAGAAATTGCTCATAAAAGTATCAAAAAGGATTTCAAAGAAATTGACACAACAAAAGCAAGGATTGTCTTAATTGAAGGGATGAATCGAGTATTACCTCCCTATCCCGAAGATTTATCTGCAAAAGCTCAAGCCTCTTTAGAGGAATTGGGGGTTGAGGTATTAACCAACCGTATGGTAACAAATATTGATAAAAATACCCTGAATATTCGTCATGGAGAACAAGAAGAAACCATCAAAGCTAGAACTATTTTATGGGCGGCAGGAGTTAAGGCATCTGGTTTATCCGAGATAATTGCCGATCGCACTTCAGCCGAGACCGATCGAGCTGGTAGAATAATGGTAGAACCTGATTTAAGTATCAAAAATCATCCCAATATTTTCGTGGTGGGAGACTTAGCCCATTTTGCTCATCAAGACAATAAACCTCTGCCCGGTATTGCCCCCGTAGCAATGGAAGAAGGTAGGTATGTAGCCGGATTAATTGTGGCTAAAGAAAAAGGAAGGCAAATAGAATCTTTTAGCTATGTGGATAAAGGTAGTTTGGCAGTCATCGGTAATAATCATGCGGTTGCTAACTTAGGTTTTGTGAAATTATCTGGTATTTCTGCATGGCTTGTGTGGGTATTTGCTCATATTTATTACCTGATTGAATTTGACAATAAACTTTTGGTAATGCTGCAATGGGGATGGAATTACTTTACCCGTGGTAGAGGCGCTCGTTTAATCACAGGGGAAATCAGCGAGAAAAATCTTGTTTCTCAATCTTTTAATCATGGTAACTCTGTCTCTAATTCGGAAAAAGAATTAATCAAAAGTTAG
- a CDS encoding tyrosine-type recombinase/integrase, producing MIPDKSFRPHGIKVTIQNRSGLIRLLYTYKGKREIISYPLNYFDPQNQQIAIAKATEIHNDIYLYQKYDETKEKYQLKPKLIKHDFGQKEITIREIWEFYKELKKEEIATNTQKNNWSKIDKTLDDNLTVDQIPNYVILLLNKYAKTTVKRILQDLSASIGLSISFGKFRGDNPILKIIESLEVNKKKTIKSFTKNEVITILDVFKNDKYLPEKALYNYSYYYNFVAFRFLTGTRPSEAIAVTWNDIFEKHKKTWLRINKRYVSNEIILGTKNGVDIRMFPVNDQLKDLIDSIPKIDNPNNLLFPSINKTYIDRKNFSTRIWKPLILKLVNEGLVKEYLTFYDVRHTFITHLCRSGKADLQTIANIVGNSVPTLIKNYLAVDDSLELPELF from the coding sequence ATGATCCCTGATAAAAGTTTTCGTCCTCATGGAATCAAAGTCACTATTCAAAATAGAAGTGGCTTAATTCGTTTACTTTATACATATAAGGGTAAGCGAGAAATTATTAGCTATCCTCTTAATTATTTTGATCCCCAAAACCAACAAATTGCGATCGCAAAAGCAACAGAAATTCATAATGATATTTACCTTTACCAGAAATATGATGAAACTAAAGAAAAATATCAACTAAAGCCAAAACTTATTAAGCATGATTTTGGACAAAAAGAAATTACTATCAGAGAAATTTGGGAATTTTATAAGGAATTAAAGAAAGAAGAAATAGCCACTAATACCCAAAAAAATAACTGGTCAAAAATAGATAAAACTTTAGATGATAATTTAACCGTTGATCAAATACCAAATTATGTAATTTTACTTTTAAATAAATATGCTAAAACTACTGTAAAAAGAATTTTACAAGACTTATCAGCAAGTATTGGTTTATCTATTTCTTTTGGTAAATTTAGAGGTGATAATCCTATATTGAAGATAATTGAATCTTTAGAAGTAAATAAGAAAAAAACTATTAAATCATTTACTAAAAATGAGGTTATTACTATATTAGATGTGTTTAAAAATGATAAGTATTTACCAGAAAAGGCATTATATAACTATAGCTATTATTATAATTTTGTTGCGTTTAGGTTTTTAACAGGAACTAGACCTAGTGAAGCTATTGCTGTTACTTGGAATGATATTTTTGAGAAACATAAAAAAACTTGGTTAAGAATTAATAAACGTTATGTTAGCAATGAAATTATTTTAGGAACTAAAAATGGTGTCGATATTAGAATGTTTCCAGTTAATGATCAATTAAAAGATTTAATAGATTCTATCCCTAAAATTGATAATCCTAATAATTTGCTTTTTCCTAGTATTAACAAAACCTATATTGATAGGAAAAACTTTAGTACAAGAATCTGGAAACCATTAATTTTAAAGTTAGTTAATGAGGGTTTAGTTAAAGAATATTTAACCTTTTATGATGTTCGACATACTTTTATTACTCATCTGTGTAGATCTGGTAAAGCTGATTTACAAACTATTGCGAATATTGTTGGTAACTCTGTTCCTACTCTCATAAAAAATTATTTAGCAGTAGATGATTCTTTAGAATTACCTGAATTATTTTAG
- a CDS encoding virulence-associated E family protein gives MIPSIDYTNQCLSILGYSEGEKVFIRNLYCDRTLKDKFPPVLKTLAYPIKENQITQDEGYGVYFVVNGGGRKAKDVTHAKALFCEFDNLSESEQFRVITKTEGLPVPTFYIKSGGKSVHFYWVFDEPVPIAQWQELIKDLIDFLGSDPAIKDPSRIMRLPEFYHYSVVDNEIKQNNKSEFNLLSGEKYSYQYLRDSIPHKLPKDIKEYTLTQIPDHKIIDFLYEHIKPHQKGTNTYQNYRELFGAIKNLYGEDLALKFGQESTFNDGYNWEQIIKSTNGNFNLGTIYYQLIELGFITKQDWIKLCNYSSNKKNTKFTVTSETKKEVNTNNKRVAKLDNIAETREILINQYSSRLKFNELKKCVELDDEEAFLDDLYLKIHEDHGIKISKQIAYDLAVMIAKRNSYHPVKNYLDNCNEESEEIDIRNLSSFVFGTTDKLHDEMLFRHLIGSVARVYKSGCKLDTALILQGSQGIGKSSFFKVLYGDNFFTDSVTGTDKDNLLILHQHWCAELAEFETITSKKASGELKAFLSKSVDTFREPYARSSRTIKRQSIIVGSVNECEFLVDATGNRRFWVIPVKTQIDLEKVSKFRDVIWSQAKKAFFEGEFWHLSYESQKYSEELNKQYLHTDSWDSVDLDNYLSGFEDLGITIREILINHLGFEESQIKRSDEMRMSKILTSKSWFKKQKYIDGKKYNKWFFAKFEEKVGMVGMVGITHIEQDFQTYQPPTNLNEVGINEKVNNFEKNSNLPTSNKEYTNLNDKVGSLETIDNKGIYQPPIPYQPFSDLLQKLDTKKEKSESNDTSKTNEAKNQLSKKDTNNCQIKSENEEANELDFKDAKREINSLFIQLGYNSKEQRLNYVNNLYKNQINNFFDLSDEQIAELFMKLQEDLWQKQK, from the coding sequence ATGATACCATCAATTGACTATACAAACCAGTGTTTATCTATACTTGGATATTCTGAAGGTGAAAAAGTTTTTATCAGAAATCTTTATTGCGATCGCACACTCAAGGATAAATTTCCACCAGTATTAAAGACATTAGCTTATCCGATCAAAGAAAACCAAATAACTCAAGATGAAGGTTATGGGGTTTACTTTGTTGTCAATGGCGGCGGCAGAAAAGCAAAAGACGTTACCCATGCTAAGGCTTTATTTTGTGAATTTGATAACTTGTCAGAATCAGAACAATTTAGAGTAATAACTAAAACTGAAGGCTTACCCGTACCAACTTTTTATATTAAATCTGGTGGTAAATCAGTTCATTTTTATTGGGTATTTGATGAACCTGTACCGATCGCACAATGGCAAGAATTAATTAAAGATTTGATTGATTTTTTAGGTTCAGATCCAGCAATAAAAGATCCATCAAGAATCATGAGATTACCAGAATTTTATCATTATTCAGTAGTTGATAATGAGATTAAACAAAATAATAAATCTGAGTTTAATTTACTTTCTGGAGAAAAATATAGTTATCAATATCTAAGAGATTCTATTCCTCATAAATTACCAAAAGATATAAAAGAATATACCCTTACTCAAATACCAGATCATAAAATAATTGACTTTTTATACGAACACATAAAACCACATCAAAAGGGTACGAATACTTACCAGAATTATCGTGAGTTATTTGGAGCAATTAAAAATCTATATGGAGAAGATTTAGCTTTAAAATTTGGGCAAGAATCAACTTTTAATGATGGATATAATTGGGAACAGATAATTAAATCAACTAATGGAAATTTTAACTTAGGTACGATTTATTATCAATTAATAGAGTTAGGATTTATCACTAAACAAGATTGGATAAAATTATGCAATTATAGCTCTAATAAAAAGAATACAAAGTTCACTGTAACAAGTGAAACTAAAAAGGAAGTTAATACCAATAATAAAAGAGTAGCCAAATTAGATAATATTGCTGAAACAAGAGAAATATTAATAAATCAATACTCATCAAGACTCAAATTTAATGAACTAAAAAAATGTGTTGAACTTGATGATGAAGAAGCATTTTTGGATGACCTTTATTTAAAAATTCATGAAGATCATGGAATAAAAATAAGTAAGCAAATCGCTTATGATTTAGCGGTAATGATTGCCAAAAGAAATAGTTATCATCCTGTCAAAAATTACCTTGATAACTGCAATGAAGAATCAGAAGAAATAGACATCAGAAATTTATCTAGTTTTGTATTTGGAACAACAGATAAACTCCATGATGAAATGCTATTCAGACACCTAATTGGTAGTGTGGCAAGAGTTTATAAATCTGGTTGTAAATTAGATACAGCTCTAATTCTTCAAGGTAGTCAAGGAATTGGAAAAAGTAGCTTTTTTAAAGTTCTTTATGGGGATAATTTTTTTACTGATTCAGTAACAGGTACTGATAAGGATAATTTGCTAATTCTTCATCAACATTGGTGTGCTGAATTAGCTGAGTTTGAAACCATAACCAGTAAAAAAGCAAGTGGTGAACTAAAAGCATTTCTCAGTAAATCTGTAGATACTTTTCGTGAACCTTATGCTAGATCTAGTCGTACAATAAAACGTCAATCAATAATTGTTGGATCTGTTAATGAATGTGAGTTTTTAGTAGATGCAACGGGAAACAGAAGATTTTGGGTTATTCCTGTTAAAACTCAAATTGACTTAGAAAAAGTATCGAAGTTTCGTGATGTAATTTGGTCTCAAGCAAAAAAAGCATTTTTTGAAGGTGAGTTTTGGCATTTGAGCTATGAATCTCAGAAATATAGCGAGGAGTTAAATAAACAATACTTACATACTGATTCTTGGGATAGTGTAGATCTTGATAATTATCTATCAGGTTTTGAAGATTTAGGAATAACAATTAGAGAAATATTAATTAATCATCTTGGTTTTGAGGAAAGTCAAATTAAAAGATCAGATGAAATGAGAATGAGCAAAATTTTAACCTCTAAATCATGGTTCAAAAAACAGAAATATATTGATGGTAAAAAATATAATAAGTGGTTTTTTGCAAAGTTTGAAGAAAAGGTTGGTATGGTTGGTATGGTTGGTATAACTCATATAGAGCAAGACTTTCAGACCTACCAACCTCCTACCAACCTCAATGAGGTTGGTATAAATGAAAAAGTGAATAATTTTGAAAAAAATAGCAACCTACCAACCTCAAATAAAGAATATACCAACCTCAATGATAAGGTTGGTAGCCTTGAAACCATTGATAATAAAGGGATATACCAACCTCCTATACCATACCAACCTTTTTCTGATCTTTTACAAAAATTAGACACAAAAAAAGAAAAAAGCGAATCAAATGATACATCTAAAACTAATGAAGCAAAAAATCAACTAAGTAAAAAAGATACTAATAATTGTCAAATAAAAAGCGAAAATGAAGAAGCGAATGAGTTAGATTTTAAAGATGCAAAAAGAGAGATAAATAGCTTGTTTATTCAGCTAGGTTATAACAGCAAGGAACAGAGGTTGAATTATGTAAATAATCTATATAAAAACCAGATAAATAACTTTTTTGATTTATCTGATGAGCAAATAGCTGAACTCTTTATGAAGCTACAAGAGGATTTATGGCAAAAGCAAAAATAA